TGGCCAAGGCCCCTTCTAGCCCGGTGTAGAGGGCCACCAGGAGCAGAAAAGGCCATAGCCGCCCCGCCTCGCCCCGGGGCGCATGGGCCACCGCCGGCGCTCCCCAGACGAGGAAGGCGGCCAAAAGGGCCAAAAGCCCCGCCAGGGCGAGGAAGAGACCATAGGGCAGGAAGGTGAGGGCGAAGGGGGTAGTCACCGCCCCCAGGCCAAAGGCCACGTTCACCCGGTTTAGAAGCTCCACCCGCCTCCTTGGGTCCAGCTCCCCCACGAGGCTATTCCCGTGCACGTTCATGGTGCCTTCCCCGAGGCCTAAGAGAAAGGCCAGGGCCACCACCCAGGGGAAGCTAGGGGCCAAGGCTAGGCCCAGGAAGCCTAGCCCCACCAGGAAAAGCGCCCCCGGAAAAAGGGGGTGGCGCCTTTCCCCTTGGGCCAGGCGTACCCCGAGGAGGAGGCCCAGGAGGAGGACGGTGAAGAAGAAGGAAACCTCCTCCCCCACCCCGTACCGGGCCCGCCAAAGGGGGAGGGCCGCCCCCGGGAGGGCCACGATGACCCCCACGAGGAAAAGGGCGAGAAACGAGCCCCAGAAAAAGCGCACGTCCGCCATTCTCCCCCTTCCTGACCCTTTGGTCAATAATGGGAGGCATGGAGGCCCTGTTGGCCAAGGCTCTTGCGGGGGAAGGCTTCTTCGCCTTTCCCGGCGTCCTCCTGGTGCGGGGGCCCGATGCCCTTTCCTTCCTCCAGGGGCAGTGCACCCGGGACCTGAGGCGCCTTTCGGCCCCTATGGGGGCCTTATTCCTCAACCACAAGGGCCAGATAGAGGAGGCGGCCACGGTTTTCCCCCACAAGGAGGGCTTCCTCCTCGCCCCTTGGGGCACCCTCGAGGGCCTTCGGAATAGGCTTAAGCGCTACATCGTCTTTGACCAGGTGGAACTCCAGGCGCTTCCCCTTTTCCGCCTGGTCTATGCGGACGGGCGGGAGGAGCTAGGGGAGACCTCCGAGGGGGCGTGGCCTGGGGAGCTTTACCCCCTTTACACCCTCCTCAAAGGCCTTCCCCTCCTCTCCGACATCCGGGGGGAGCTTCCCCAAAGCGTGGGCCTCCTCTCCCTGGTGGACTACGGCAAGGGGTGCTACGTGGGCCAGGAGATCATGGCCCGCACCGAGGGCAAGGCGGCGCCCTACCGCTTGGTGGGCCTGAGGGTGGTGGAAAGGGGGGAGGCCCCGGCGGAGCTTTTCTGGGAGGGCAAGCGGGTGGGGGAGGCGAAGCGCCTCGAGGCCACCCCCTTTGGCCCCTTGGGCCTAGGGGTGGTGCGGCCGGAGGTGCCCTTTGGAGCGGTGGTGGAAGGGGGCGGTGGGCGGTACCGCCTTTCCTCCCTTCCCTTTGAGGAGGCGGCGTGGAGCGGGCAGAGCTCATCGGCGTAGGCACGGAACTCATCTACGGGGAAACCCTGGACACCAACACGGCGGAGATCGCCCGAAGCCTCAAGCCCTACGCCCTCAAGGTGGAAAGGACCCTGCGGGTGGTGGACGAGCCCGAGCCCCTGGCCCAGGAGGTGCGGGCGGCCTGGGAGCGGGCGCGGCTCGTGGTCCTCTCGGGGGGGCTTGGCCCCACCCCGGACGACGTGACCCGGGAGGCGGTGGCCCTGGCCCTGGGGGAGCCCTTGGAGCTGGACGAGGCCGTGCTGGCAGAGATTAAGGCCCTTTTCCGCGCCCGGGGGCGGGATATGCCCCCGGCCAACCGCAAGCAGGCCCTGAAGATCCCCTCGGCCACCTGGCTTAAAAACCCCGTGGGCACCGCCCCGGGCTGGTGGGTGCGCAAGGGGGGCAAGGACCTCGTCCTCCTCCCGGGGCCTCCCCCCGAGTGGCGGCCCATGTGGCGGGAGGTGCTCCCGAGGCTTGCCCTTCCCCCAAGGCCCTACGCCGAACGGGTCTTCAAGACCTGGGGCATCGGGGAGTCGGACATCGTGGAGCGGCTTGGGGAACTTTTCGTCCGGGGCGAGGAGGTGGAGGTGGGCACCTACCCCAAGCTCCACGGGGTGGAGGTGGTGGTCCGGGGCCGGGAGGACCGGGTGGCGGAGCTTGCGGAAAGGATCAAGAAGAAGCTTTTGCGGGAGATCTGGGGCGAAGGGGACCTGACCCTGGCCGAGGCGGTGAAAAGGCGCATGGAGCTGGAGGGGGCCACCCTGGCCACCATGGAAAGCCTCACGGGGGGGCTGCTCGGGGCGGAGATCACCCGGGTTCCCGGGGCGAGCCGCTTCTACCTGGGGGGCGTGGTATCCTATTCCGTAGGGGCCAAGGCCCGCTTCGGTGTGCCTGAGGAGCTTTTGGCCAAGACGGTTTCCGCCGAAACGGCCAAGGCCATGGCGGAGGCCGCAAGGTCCCTTTTTGGCGCCACCTATGCCCTGGCCACCACGGGGGTGGCGGGGCCTGACCCCTTGGAGGGCGAGCCCGTGGGCACGGTCTACGTGGCCCTGGCGGGGCCCAAGGGGACGGAGGCCAGGCGCTACCGCTTTCCCGGGGACCGGGAGGCGGTGCGGCTTCGGAGCGTCTACGCCGCCTTGGCCCTTTTGGTGACATGAGGCTCTTCTACGCAGTTTTTCTCCCTGAGGACGTGCGGCGGGCCCTGGTGGAGGCCCAGGAAAAGGTGTCCCGCTATAAGGGCTGGAAGGAGGTGGCGCCCCACCAGCTCCACCTCACCCTGCTCTTCCTGGGCGAGAGGCCGGAAGGGGACCTCGAGGACCTCCTTGCCCTGGGCCACCGCCTGGGGCGCCTCCATGCCCCTTTCCCCGCCCGCATCCGGGGCACGGGCTACTTCCCCAACGAGGGCACCCCCAGGGTCTGGTTCGCCAAGGCGGAGGGGGAAGGGTTTTCCCTCCTGGCGGGGGCCTTGAGGGAAGGGGTGTCGGAGCTTTTGGGGGAGGAGGCCCTAAGGGCGGGAGGGGATAAGCCCTTCAAGCCCCACATCACCCTGGCCCGGCGCAAGGCCCCCGCCCCACGGGTACCCCCCGTGGTCTTCGGCTTGGAGTGGCCGGTAACGGAGTTCGCCCTGGTGCGCTCCGAGCTTCGGCCCAAGGGGCCCGTGTACACTATTCTGGAGAAATTCCCTTTAAGAGGTGAACATGGACGAGAACAAGAGGAAAGCGCTGGAGAACGCCCTAAAGACCATTGAGAAGGAGTTCGGCAAGGGGGCGGTGATGCGGCTTGGGGAGATGCCCAAGCTCCAGGTGGACGTGATCCCCACGGGCTCCTTGGGCCTGGACCTGGCCTTGGGCATCGGGGGTATTCCCCGGGGCCGGGTGGTGGAGATCTACGGCCCCGAGTCCGGGGGCAAGACCACCCTGGCCCTCACCATCATCGCCCAGGCGCAGAAGCAAGGGGGTATCGCCGCCTTCGTGGACGCCGAGCACGCCCTGGACCCCCTCTACGCCGCAAGGCTTGGGGTCAAGGTGGAAGACCTCCTGGTTTCCCAGCCGGACACGGGGGAGCAGGCGCTGGAGATCGTGGAGCTTTTGGCCCGCTCCGGGGCGGTGGACGTCATCGTGGTGGACTCCGTGGCCGCCTTGGTGCCCAAGGCGGAGATTGAGGGGGACATGGGGGACGCCCACGTGGGCCTCCAGGCCCGGCTCATGAGCCAGGCCCTGCGCAAGCTCACCGCGGTCCTCTCCAAGAGCAACACCGCCGCCATCTTCATCAACCAGGTGCGGGAGAAGGTGGGGGTGATGTACGGCAACCCCGAGACCACCCCGGGGGGGCGGGCCCTCAAGTTCTACGCCAGCGTGCGCCTGGATGTGCGCAAAAGCGGCCAGCCCATCAAGGTGGGGAGCGAGGCGGTGGGCATCAAGGTCAAGGTCAAGGTGGTGAAGAACAAGCTGGCCCCCCCCTTCCGCGAGGCGGAGCTGGAGATCTACTTCGGCAAGGGCTTTGACCCGGTGATGGACCTGGTGAACGTGGCCGTGGCTGCTGGGGTCATTGAGAAGGCGGGGAGCTGGTTCTCCTACGGCGAGCACCGCCTGGGCCAGGGCAAGGAGAAGGCGGCGGACTTCCTCAAGGAGCGGCCTGAACTCTTAGAGGAGATCCGGGCCAAGGTCCTGGAGCGGGCCGACCAGGTGGTCCTCGCCGCCAGCGAAGAGGGGGAGGAATGAGCCTTCTGGACCTGGTCCTTTTGGCCCTGGTCCTCCTTCTCTTGGCGGCCCTTTTCCTAAGGCGTAAGGGCGAGGACCGCACGGGGGAGGAGGCGAAGCGCCTCCTCGAGGCCGCCAAGGAGGAGGCGAAGGCGGCCCTGGAGGCCGCCCGGAAGGAGGCCAAGGAGATCCTGGAAACGGCCCGGCACGAGGCCAAGGCCCTAAGGGAGGAGGCGGAGGCCCGGGCCAAGGCCCTCAGGGGGGAGCTGGAGGCCGAGCTCAAGCGGCGGGCGGAGGCGGCGGAGGCCGAGGCCAAGGCCCGCCTGGCCCAGCTGGAGGAGCGCCTCAAGGCCGAGCGGGAAGAGCTAAGGGCGGAAAGGGATCGGCTTAGGGGCCTTCAGGAGGAGCTAAAGGCGGAAAGGGAGCGCCTGAAGGAGGAAAGGGAGGAGCTTCGCCGGGAGGCGGAAAGGCTTTCCAAGCGGGGCGAGGCCCTGGACGCCCGGGCCCTAAAGCTGGACGCCCTGGAGGAGGCCCTTGCCCAGAAGGAGGAGGCCCTGAAGGCGCGGGAGGCGGGGCTTCTGGAGCGGGAAAGGGAGATAGAAAAGAAGCTTTACGAGGTGGCGGGCCTCTCCCCGGAGGAGGCGCGCAGGCTCATCCTGGAAAAGCTAGACCAGGAGCTGGAGGAGGAGAAGGCCCAAAGGGTGCGGGCGGCCCTGGAGAAGGTCCGCCTCGAGGCCCGGCGGGAGGCGCAGAAAATCCTGGCCCAGGCCATCCAACGCCAGGCCTCGGAAACCGCCGCCCAGCTCGCCGTTTCCGTGGTCCCCATCCCCTCGGACGCCATGAAGGGGCGCATCATCGGCCGGGAGGGGCGGAACATCCGCACCTTTGAGGCCCTCACGGGGGTGGACCTGATCATTGACGACACCCCCGAGGCGGTCCTCCTCTCCTCCTTCAACCCCATCCGCCGGGAGATCGCCCGCATGGCCCTGGAGGAGCTCTTAAAAGACGGCCGCATCCACCCAAGCCGCATTGAGGAGGTGGTGGAGAAGGCCAAGCAGGAGATGAAGACCTTCATCTACGAGAGGGGAGAGGAGGCGGCCTTGGAGGCCGGGGTGGTGGGGCTAAAGCCCGGCCTCATCCAGCTTTTGGGCCGGCTCCACTTCCGCTCCAGCTACGGCCAAAACGTCCTCAAGCACTCCGTGCAGGTGGCCCACCTGGCGGGGATTATGGCGGCGGAGCTGGGCCTGGACGCCGCCTTGGCCAAGCGGGCTGGGCTCCTTCACGACATCGGCAAGAGCGTGGACCGGGAGGTGGAGGGGAGCCACGTGGAGATCGGCATCGCCTTGGCCCGGCGCTTCGGGGAGCCCAAGGAGGTCATTGACGGCATCGCCCACCACCACGACCCCGAGAACGCCGAGACGGTCTACGCCGTCTTGGTGGCCGCCGCCGACGCCCTTTCCGCCGCCCGTCCTGGGGCCAGGCGGGAGAGCCTGGAGGAGTACCTCCAGCGCCTCGAGGCCCTGGAACGCATCGCCCTCTCCTTCCCCGGGGTGGAAACCGCCTTCGCCGTCCAGGCGGGGAGGGAGGTGCGGGTGATCGTCAAGCCGGACAAGATTACCGACGCCAAGGCGGTGCTCCTGGCCCGGGAGATCGCAAGCCGCATTGAGCGGGAGATGAACTACCCGGGGCAGGTCCAGGTGACGGTGGTGCGGGAAAGCCGGGCGGTGGAGTACGCCCGATAGGCTAAAATGGGGCGATATGCTTCGGGGCGAGGACATCGGGATTGACCTGGGGACGGCCAGCGTCCTCATCTACGTGCGGGGGAAGGGGATCGTCCTCCGCGAGCCCTCGGTGATCGCCGTGGTGCAGGGGAAGCGGGAGGTGAAGGCGGTGGGGGCCGAGGCCTACCGGATGCTGGGGCGCACCCCCGGCAACATCGTGGCCGTGCGCCCCTTAAAGGACGGGGTCATCGCCGACTACGCCCTCACCGAGCGCATGCTCCTCCTCTTCCTGCAGAAGGTGCTCTCCCCCTTAAGCCGCTTCTTCAAGCCCCGGGTGATGGTGGGGGTGCCCTCCGGGGTCACGGACGTGGAGCGGCGGGCCGTGGTCCAGGCGGTTTCCGCCCTGGCCCAGAAGGTCTACCTCATTGAGGAGCCCTTGGCCGCCGCCATCGGGGCCGGCATCAACGTGGCCGAACCCACGGGGAGCATGGTGGTGGACATCGGGGGCGGCTCCACGGACATCGCCGTCATCTCCTTAGGGGGCATCGTCCGCTCGGAAAGCCTCCGCATCGCCGGGAACGAGATGGACCAGGCCATCATCCGCTACGTCCGGCAGAAGTACAGCCTCCTCATCGGGGAGCGCACCGCCGAGGAGCTCAAGATCCAGCTGGGCCGGGCCAAGCTCCTGCCGGGGGAGGAGAAGGAGGTGGCGGAGGTCCGGGGGCGGGACCTCGTCACCGGCCTTCCCCGCACGGCGGAGATCCCGGCGGAGGACGTGGCCGAGGCCCTCAAGGAGCCCTTGGAGAAGATTTTCCAGGGGGTGAAGGGCGTGTTGGAAACCACCCCGCCCGAACTGGCCTCCGACATCTACGAACGGGGCATCCTCCTCACCGGGGGTGGGGCGCTTCTCAAGAACCTGGACGTGGCCTTGCAGGAGGCCACCGGGGTGCCCGTGGTGGTGGCGGAAAACCCCATTGAGGCCGTGGCCCTGGGCACGGGCAAGGCCTTGGAGATGCTCCACGTCCTCGAGGACACCATCCTCTCCTCCGACGATGTCCTAAGGAGGTGAGGCTTGGACATCCAGGAGATCCTGAAACTCCTCCCCCACCGCTACCCCTTCCTCCTCGTTGACCGGGTACTCCAAGCCGACGAGAAGGGCTTCCGCGCCCTGAAGAACGTGACCTTCAACGAGCCCCACTTCCAGGGGCACTTCCCCGGCTACCCCATCATGCCGGGGGTGCTTATCCTCGAGGCCATGGCCCAGGCGGCGGTGGGGACCATCGCCAAGCAGCCCGGCTTCAAGCCGGGGGGGCTCGTCTTCCTGGTGGGGGTGGAGGAGGCCCGGTTTAAAAAGCCCGTGGTGCCGGGGGACACCCTCATCCTGGAAGGGGAACTCCTCCTCTTCCGCCGCGGCCTCGGCAAGGTGGCGGTGAAGGCTTTGGTGGAGGGGGAGGAGCGGGCGAGCGCCACCCTCAGCTTCGCCGTGCGGGAGGGGTGATGGACCTTTCCGCCTACCTGAAACGGGCCCGGGGCGGGCGGGTGGTGCGCACGGGCTTTCTGGAGCCCGAGGACCAAGCCCTCTTGGAGGAAAAGGCCCGGGCGGAAGGGTTGAAGGTTTCCTTCTTTGGGGGCTTCCCCTTGGCCGAGCGCAAGGTGGCCATCCTCTACCCCGAGGAGGTCCCGAGCGTCCAGGACCCCGTGGAGGTCTACCTCCTGGAGAAGGAGCCCCCGGACCTGGGAGAGGCCCTGGGGGACGTGGAGGCCTGGGAGGAGGGCTATGTGGTGGCCCTC
This Thermus hydrothermalis DNA region includes the following protein-coding sequences:
- the rny gene encoding ribonuclease Y; this encodes MSLLDLVLLALVLLLLAALFLRRKGEDRTGEEAKRLLEAAKEEAKAALEAARKEAKEILETARHEAKALREEAEARAKALRGELEAELKRRAEAAEAEAKARLAQLEERLKAEREELRAERDRLRGLQEELKAERERLKEEREELRREAERLSKRGEALDARALKLDALEEALAQKEEALKAREAGLLEREREIEKKLYEVAGLSPEEARRLILEKLDQELEEEKAQRVRAALEKVRLEARREAQKILAQAIQRQASETAAQLAVSVVPIPSDAMKGRIIGREGRNIRTFEALTGVDLIIDDTPEAVLLSSFNPIRREIARMALEELLKDGRIHPSRIEEVVEKAKQEMKTFIYERGEEAALEAGVVGLKPGLIQLLGRLHFRSSYGQNVLKHSVQVAHLAGIMAAELGLDAALAKRAGLLHDIGKSVDREVEGSHVEIGIALARRFGEPKEVIDGIAHHHDPENAETVYAVLVAAADALSAARPGARRESLEEYLQRLEALERIALSFPGVETAFAVQAGREVRVIVKPDKITDAKAVLLAREIASRIEREMNYPGQVQVTVVRESRAVEYAR
- the thpR gene encoding RNA 2',3'-cyclic phosphodiesterase, with amino-acid sequence MRLFYAVFLPEDVRRALVEAQEKVSRYKGWKEVAPHQLHLTLLFLGERPEGDLEDLLALGHRLGRLHAPFPARIRGTGYFPNEGTPRVWFAKAEGEGFSLLAGALREGVSELLGEEALRAGGDKPFKPHITLARRKAPAPRVPPVVFGLEWPVTEFALVRSELRPKGPVYTILEKFPLRGEHGREQEESAGERPKDH
- a CDS encoding YgfZ/GcvT domain-containing protein; translated protein: MEALLAKALAGEGFFAFPGVLLVRGPDALSFLQGQCTRDLRRLSAPMGALFLNHKGQIEEAATVFPHKEGFLLAPWGTLEGLRNRLKRYIVFDQVELQALPLFRLVYADGREELGETSEGAWPGELYPLYTLLKGLPLLSDIRGELPQSVGLLSLVDYGKGCYVGQEIMARTEGKAAPYRLVGLRVVERGEAPAELFWEGKRVGEAKRLEATPFGPLGLGVVRPEVPFGAVVEGGGGRYRLSSLPFEEAAWSGQSSSA
- a CDS encoding rod shape-determining protein, translated to MLRGEDIGIDLGTASVLIYVRGKGIVLREPSVIAVVQGKREVKAVGAEAYRMLGRTPGNIVAVRPLKDGVIADYALTERMLLLFLQKVLSPLSRFFKPRVMVGVPSGVTDVERRAVVQAVSALAQKVYLIEEPLAAAIGAGINVAEPTGSMVVDIGGGSTDIAVISLGGIVRSESLRIAGNEMDQAIIRYVRQKYSLLIGERTAEELKIQLGRAKLLPGEEKEVAEVRGRDLVTGLPRTAEIPAEDVAEALKEPLEKIFQGVKGVLETTPPELASDIYERGILLTGGGALLKNLDVALQEATGVPVVVAENPIEAVALGTGKALEMLHVLEDTILSSDDVLRR
- a CDS encoding MFS transporter; this translates as MADVRFFWGSFLALFLVGVIVALPGAALPLWRARYGVGEEVSFFFTVLLLGLLLGVRLAQGERRHPLFPGALFLVGLGFLGLALAPSFPWVVALAFLLGLGEGTMNVHGNSLVGELDPRRRVELLNRVNVAFGLGAVTTPFALTFLPYGLFLALAGLLALLAAFLVWGAPAVAHAPRGEAGRLWPFLLLVALYTGLEGALATWNRVWLEALGHPTALGGVLLSLYWLFLALGRLVLARRVAARPLFALKALLAGVMGLLCLNFLPPTALLFPLAGFLLGPLFSTLFALVQARFGHRALGGLMYAGATGSTLIPALFALLPHGGIPVGLLALAAGIFLLLRELERREAHA
- the fabZ gene encoding 3-hydroxyacyl-ACP dehydratase FabZ, translated to MDIQEILKLLPHRYPFLLVDRVLQADEKGFRALKNVTFNEPHFQGHFPGYPIMPGVLILEAMAQAAVGTIAKQPGFKPGGLVFLVGVEEARFKKPVVPGDTLILEGELLLFRRGLGKVAVKALVEGEERASATLSFAVREG
- a CDS encoding CinA family nicotinamide mononucleotide deamidase-related protein, with product MERAELIGVGTELIYGETLDTNTAEIARSLKPYALKVERTLRVVDEPEPLAQEVRAAWERARLVVLSGGLGPTPDDVTREAVALALGEPLELDEAVLAEIKALFRARGRDMPPANRKQALKIPSATWLKNPVGTAPGWWVRKGGKDLVLLPGPPPEWRPMWREVLPRLALPPRPYAERVFKTWGIGESDIVERLGELFVRGEEVEVGTYPKLHGVEVVVRGREDRVAELAERIKKKLLREIWGEGDLTLAEAVKRRMELEGATLATMESLTGGLLGAEITRVPGASRFYLGGVVSYSVGAKARFGVPEELLAKTVSAETAKAMAEAARSLFGATYALATTGVAGPDPLEGEPVGTVYVALAGPKGTEARRYRFPGDREAVRLRSVYAALALLVT
- the recA gene encoding recombinase RecA; amino-acid sequence: MDENKRKALENALKTIEKEFGKGAVMRLGEMPKLQVDVIPTGSLGLDLALGIGGIPRGRVVEIYGPESGGKTTLALTIIAQAQKQGGIAAFVDAEHALDPLYAARLGVKVEDLLVSQPDTGEQALEIVELLARSGAVDVIVVDSVAALVPKAEIEGDMGDAHVGLQARLMSQALRKLTAVLSKSNTAAIFINQVREKVGVMYGNPETTPGGRALKFYASVRLDVRKSGQPIKVGSEAVGIKVKVKVVKNKLAPPFREAELEIYFGKGFDPVMDLVNVAVAAGVIEKAGSWFSYGEHRLGQGKEKAADFLKERPELLEEIRAKVLERADQVVLAASEEGEE